The proteins below come from a single Vibrio natriegens NBRC 15636 = ATCC 14048 = DSM 759 genomic window:
- a CDS encoding zinc/cadmium/mercury/lead-transporting ATPase: MCTKHQGCQSGKIKSAVPLGATDSCCESSKPSVNISQASVDTAEGSCCSSGGCSSDSPEEEAPEKLSNASIRSASIRNSWLVSDMDCPSCALKLEKAITSLDGVSNAKVLFATEKLIVDFDNHSLTSLIEQTARQTGFPLASLDKPTKKNQSKGWRGVISDNLQILSISVAMLVAAVVANVSPQVSSWIFTLTCLLGLFPIARKAVKLAKGGTPFAIETLMSVAALGALYLGETAEAAMVLLLFLIGEKLEAYASSRARSGIQALMDLVPENTILIQEGVRKEVPASQLQPGDVIEVAPGGRMPADGMLMNSMASFDESALTGESVPVEYEEGGKIMAGAVVVDKVVQVQVTSRQGDNAIDRILHLIEEAESRKAPLERFLDKFSRWYTPLMMLVSLVVVVAPPVLFAQPWETWIYRGLALLLIACPCALVISTPAAITSGLAAGARRGALIKGGAALELLGKVESVAFDKTGTLTEGKPKVTDVLAYGVTKEQLMSHTASIEVGSSHPLAVSLVNKAKELGITIPEASEKTVQVGSGITGLVEGKLIQVIAPSKAEFQLSQEIQDQVTDLESSGKTVVIVRFEQEIVGLIAWQDTLREDAQLTVSALKGLGISSVMLTGDNPRSAEAIASQIGLDYQASLLPADKVHYVEMLSKQHTVAMLGDGINDAPAMKASSIGIAMGGGTDVALETADAALTHNRLSELPAMIELSRATMNNIRQNVALALGLKGVFLVTSLFGITGLWMAVLADSGATALVTLNALRLLRFKSKHM, translated from the coding sequence ATGTGTACGAAACATCAAGGTTGCCAATCAGGCAAAATCAAATCGGCGGTGCCGCTAGGTGCAACTGACTCCTGTTGTGAGTCATCCAAACCGTCAGTTAATATTTCGCAAGCGAGTGTTGATACGGCAGAAGGCTCCTGCTGTAGTAGTGGTGGTTGCAGCTCAGATTCTCCCGAAGAAGAGGCCCCCGAAAAACTGTCCAATGCTTCTATCCGCAGTGCTTCTATTCGCAATAGTTGGCTGGTCTCTGATATGGACTGTCCGTCCTGTGCTTTAAAGCTTGAAAAAGCCATTACCAGTTTAGACGGTGTCAGCAATGCAAAAGTGTTGTTTGCTACTGAGAAACTGATTGTGGATTTCGACAACCATTCACTTACCTCTCTTATTGAACAAACTGCTCGTCAGACGGGCTTTCCACTTGCGTCACTCGATAAACCAACGAAGAAAAATCAAAGTAAAGGTTGGCGTGGTGTTATTTCTGACAATTTGCAAATTTTGTCTATCTCTGTAGCCATGCTAGTCGCTGCTGTGGTTGCCAATGTGAGCCCTCAAGTGAGCTCATGGATATTCACTCTCACCTGTCTGCTTGGCCTGTTTCCTATCGCACGCAAAGCGGTGAAGTTAGCAAAAGGGGGAACGCCGTTTGCGATTGAAACCCTAATGAGCGTTGCAGCGTTAGGCGCATTATATTTAGGTGAAACCGCAGAAGCGGCGATGGTGCTATTGCTTTTCCTTATTGGTGAAAAGTTAGAAGCGTATGCATCATCGCGTGCTCGTAGTGGCATTCAGGCCCTGATGGATTTGGTTCCTGAAAACACGATCTTGATTCAAGAGGGGGTGCGCAAAGAAGTGCCTGCCTCTCAACTTCAGCCGGGGGATGTGATTGAAGTCGCGCCCGGAGGTCGTATGCCTGCCGACGGCATGCTAATGAACTCAATGGCCAGCTTTGATGAAAGCGCGCTGACTGGAGAATCCGTACCCGTTGAATACGAAGAAGGCGGCAAAATCATGGCGGGTGCCGTCGTGGTTGATAAGGTAGTGCAGGTACAAGTTACTTCTCGACAAGGTGATAATGCGATTGATCGTATCTTACATTTGATTGAAGAAGCAGAATCACGAAAAGCCCCGCTGGAACGTTTCTTAGATAAGTTCAGCCGATGGTATACGCCGTTAATGATGTTAGTGTCGTTGGTGGTCGTTGTTGCTCCGCCAGTGCTGTTTGCTCAGCCTTGGGAGACTTGGATTTACCGTGGGTTGGCACTGCTGCTGATCGCTTGTCCGTGCGCTTTGGTTATCTCTACACCAGCTGCGATTACTTCAGGTTTAGCGGCGGGAGCTCGTCGCGGTGCATTAATCAAAGGCGGTGCCGCATTAGAGTTGCTTGGGAAAGTGGAGTCGGTGGCTTTTGATAAAACCGGCACGCTGACAGAGGGTAAGCCTAAAGTCACCGATGTGTTGGCATATGGCGTAACTAAAGAGCAGTTAATGAGCCATACTGCGTCGATTGAAGTGGGGTCAAGCCACCCATTAGCCGTATCGTTGGTCAATAAGGCCAAAGAGTTGGGTATCACAATACCAGAAGCAAGCGAAAAAACTGTGCAGGTTGGCTCGGGCATAACCGGGCTCGTTGAAGGTAAGCTAATTCAGGTAATAGCCCCGTCGAAAGCGGAATTCCAGCTTTCCCAGGAAATACAAGATCAGGTTACTGACCTGGAATCGTCGGGGAAAACGGTGGTTATCGTACGCTTTGAGCAAGAAATCGTGGGTTTGATTGCCTGGCAGGATACGTTACGTGAAGATGCGCAACTTACCGTTTCTGCTCTGAAAGGGTTAGGTATCAGCTCTGTGATGTTAACGGGAGATAACCCTCGTAGTGCGGAAGCCATCGCCAGCCAAATAGGGTTAGATTATCAAGCCAGCTTATTGCCTGCCGACAAAGTACATTATGTTGAAATGCTTTCGAAGCAGCATACCGTTGCAATGTTGGGAGATGGAATCAACGATGCGCCAGCGATGAAGGCTTCCAGTATTGGTATTGCCATGGGAGGCGGGACGGACGTGGCACTTGAAACGGCAGATGCGGCTCTGACTCATAATCGTCTGTCAGAACTACCAGCAATGATCGAATTGTCACGTGCGACAATGAACAATATTCGCCAGAATGTTGCGTTAGCACTTGGCCTTAAAGGCGTTTTTCTTGTGACGAGTCTGTTTGGTATTACCGGACTTTGGATGGCAGTATTGGCCGATAGTGGAGCGACAGCATTGGTGACACTGAATGCGTTAAGGCTGTTACGTTTTAAGTCGAAGCACATGTAG
- the udp gene encoding uridine phosphorylase, with the protein MSQAVFHLGVTEADLNGATLAIIPGDPARVQKIAEQMENPVFLASQREYTLYRAELDGKPVVVCSTGIGGPSTSIAVEELAQLGVRTFLRVGTTGAIQPNVNVGDMIVTTGSVRLDGASLHFAPMEFPAVADFDVATAMKAAVEESGATVHMGVTASSDTFYPGQERYDTFTGRVVKRFQGSMKEWQDMGVLNFEMESATLLTMCASSGLKAGCVAGVIINRTQKEIPDHSTLKETEARSIKVVVEAARKML; encoded by the coding sequence ATGTCTCAAGCTGTATTCCATCTAGGTGTTACTGAAGCTGATCTTAATGGTGCGACTCTAGCCATTATTCCAGGTGATCCTGCCCGCGTTCAAAAAATCGCTGAACAAATGGAGAACCCAGTATTTCTTGCAAGCCAACGTGAATACACGCTATACCGTGCAGAGTTGGACGGTAAGCCTGTTGTGGTTTGTTCAACTGGTATCGGTGGCCCTTCGACTTCTATTGCGGTTGAAGAGTTAGCTCAGCTTGGCGTACGTACTTTCCTCCGCGTTGGTACCACTGGCGCTATTCAACCAAACGTAAACGTTGGTGACATGATTGTGACGACGGGTTCTGTTCGTCTGGATGGTGCGAGCCTGCACTTCGCACCAATGGAGTTCCCTGCGGTTGCTGATTTTGACGTTGCAACAGCGATGAAAGCTGCTGTGGAAGAGTCTGGTGCCACTGTTCATATGGGCGTAACTGCATCAAGTGATACTTTCTACCCAGGTCAAGAGCGTTACGATACATTTACTGGCCGTGTTGTTAAGCGTTTCCAAGGTTCAATGAAAGAGTGGCAAGACATGGGCGTGCTGAACTTTGAAATGGAGTCAGCGACACTGCTAACCATGTGTGCAAGTTCTGGCCTGAAAGCGGGTTGTGTTGCAGGTGTTATTATCAACCGTACACAGAAAGAGATCCCGGATCACTCAACTCTGAAAGAGACAGAAGCTCGTTCTATCAAAGTCGTCGTAGAAGCAGCGCGTAAAATGCTTTAA
- a CDS encoding DUF1887 family protein: MAVHVGIIDQDPVRLVTPLLDNRTLSSHIVFIGDSSQKEMYNRLSSVLTQREITSEFFEIPSAVNTTLIKQSIQKLAKDLHDRGEEVKLNASCGLRHRLLSVYEVFRTYHWPIFVVEPNSDKLCWLYPDGQEDTQVEDHIKIADYLTIFGARGEFQYLDLPPLLDKKLYDLGERWASNALELGPGLATLNYLATTCRKEQKLDVELSEKQQGYRELNMLLSDLVEAQIATYENGILTFANEDARRFSNGEWLETLVHSTVKQIQDTMPTIQDRSLNVQVYRKLGESEVRNELDVATVVNNKLHIIECKTKGMRDDGDDTLYKLESLRDLLGGLQARAMLVSFRPLRHNDITRAEDLGLALIGPDELKDLKTHLTAWFKAAGGSDEV, translated from the coding sequence ATGGCTGTTCATGTTGGTATAATTGACCAAGACCCAGTGAGATTGGTTACCCCTCTATTGGATAATCGCACGCTAAGTTCGCATATTGTCTTCATCGGCGACTCTAGCCAAAAAGAAATGTACAACCGACTGAGCTCCGTATTAACGCAGCGAGAGATTACTTCCGAATTCTTTGAGATCCCTTCCGCAGTCAATACCACGTTAATTAAACAATCGATTCAGAAATTAGCGAAGGACCTTCACGATCGCGGCGAAGAAGTAAAACTCAATGCCAGCTGTGGCCTTCGACATCGTTTACTGTCTGTTTATGAAGTGTTCCGCACTTATCACTGGCCAATTTTTGTGGTTGAGCCAAACAGCGACAAATTATGCTGGCTTTACCCTGATGGCCAGGAAGACACTCAGGTAGAAGACCATATTAAGATTGCTGATTATCTGACAATTTTTGGTGCGCGAGGCGAGTTCCAGTACCTTGACCTTCCTCCTCTGCTTGATAAAAAGCTATACGATTTGGGTGAGCGTTGGGCTTCAAACGCCCTTGAGCTTGGTCCTGGCTTAGCCACACTCAACTACCTTGCAACGACGTGTCGTAAAGAGCAGAAGCTGGATGTAGAGCTGTCTGAAAAGCAACAAGGCTATCGCGAACTTAACATGCTGCTCAGTGATCTTGTTGAAGCGCAAATTGCCACCTACGAAAACGGCATTCTGACCTTTGCAAATGAAGATGCTCGTCGTTTTTCTAACGGCGAATGGCTAGAGACCTTGGTACACAGTACCGTTAAGCAGATTCAAGACACGATGCCAACGATTCAAGACCGCTCATTGAATGTTCAGGTCTACCGTAAGCTTGGAGAAAGTGAAGTTCGTAATGAACTGGACGTCGCGACAGTGGTAAACAATAAGCTTCACATCATCGAGTGTAAAACAAAGGGTATGCGTGATGACGGCGATGATACGCTGTATAAACTGGAATCACTTCGCGACCTTTTAGGTGGCTTGCAAGCCAGAGCCATGCTGGTCAGCTTCCGTCCACTACGTCATAACGACATTACTCGTGCCGAAGATCTGGGATTAGCTCTGATTGGCCCTGATGAGCTAAAAGATCTGAAAACACACCTTACTGCGTGGTTTAAAGCGGCAGGTGGTTCAGACGAGGTTTAA
- a CDS encoding methyl-accepting chemotaxis protein has translation MRGSVIKRMYAGFGLIIILFAVTIAIMMSGMNDIHGKFQTVSESSLPLVSLSNQTSVELLSADKSFKDFLTTENKQRMDELRQEFAKSQQRFESTLEQLKSASEIYPSLAEPFAELKTLEQSYFTEAIEAMDNYEAMFAAQDAVQKSSRRFQKLNTELSIGLKEYVDDQSSISVKVMAKSYFIKLKDAEVITSDALASSNSDFVTKAVAKNRKAISHLNDAFRGLTAQLPELKKVFGDSVEQFTRDVGKRGGVLDQHNSYLTARSALYANIANLTSKVDATMAILEQFTTTATDKLNESLADAGDIYSAGVTKAMIIGVVVVLFAAAIGYHIAHSVREPLTKILNVLESLTEGDMTQRIDVRYKNEFSRVSGHINSLADSLHNILVKLNDASENLASTAATNEQTSSLAQRQLNSQREQTANVATAMTEMSHSVQEVAQNAQSSMEMVQRVESASEEGRNIMSGNISTINQLETRLHESVSAVSELQKMSAQIGSILDVIRNIAEQTNLLALNAAIEAARAGDQGRGFAVVADEVRVLASRTTESTTEIESMISNLQSSSQSANHVIQSCMNDMEESVEQASKANSSMEEIQALIIEISQMSTHISQAAAEQSETSADIARSIEDINNIADESYQAMSNIAQTSESLTHLAHQQNSLVHRFTL, from the coding sequence ATGCGAGGTTCAGTAATTAAACGGATGTATGCTGGTTTTGGACTTATCATCATCCTATTCGCCGTCACAATTGCCATAATGATGAGTGGAATGAATGACATTCATGGCAAGTTTCAGACCGTATCCGAGTCATCTTTACCGCTGGTTTCGCTATCGAACCAAACCAGTGTCGAGTTACTTTCAGCAGATAAATCTTTCAAAGACTTCCTGACTACTGAGAATAAACAGCGCATGGACGAGTTGCGTCAGGAATTCGCCAAATCTCAACAACGTTTTGAATCCACCCTGGAGCAATTAAAATCCGCGAGTGAAATCTACCCTTCTCTAGCCGAACCCTTTGCTGAGCTAAAAACATTAGAGCAAAGCTACTTTACAGAAGCTATCGAAGCTATGGATAACTACGAAGCCATGTTCGCAGCCCAAGACGCGGTTCAGAAATCTTCACGACGCTTCCAAAAGCTGAATACTGAGCTCTCTATCGGGCTGAAAGAATACGTTGATGATCAATCCAGTATCTCCGTGAAAGTGATGGCGAAAAGTTACTTCATTAAACTGAAAGACGCGGAAGTCATCACGTCAGATGCGCTGGCCAGCTCAAACTCTGACTTTGTTACTAAAGCCGTCGCTAAAAACCGTAAAGCGATATCGCACTTAAACGACGCGTTCCGTGGGCTGACAGCTCAATTACCAGAACTTAAAAAAGTCTTCGGTGATTCTGTCGAACAGTTCACCCGCGATGTGGGTAAACGTGGTGGCGTTCTGGATCAACACAACAGCTACCTCACCGCTCGCTCTGCGCTGTATGCCAACATAGCGAACCTTACCAGCAAAGTAGACGCAACCATGGCGATTCTTGAGCAGTTTACAACTACCGCCACGGATAAATTAAATGAATCTCTTGCTGACGCGGGCGATATCTACTCGGCAGGGGTTACAAAAGCCATGATCATTGGTGTTGTTGTGGTGCTGTTTGCTGCCGCTATCGGCTATCACATTGCTCACAGTGTGCGCGAACCTCTAACCAAGATCCTCAACGTACTTGAAAGCCTAACCGAAGGCGATATGACACAGCGAATAGATGTTCGTTACAAAAATGAATTCAGTCGGGTAAGCGGCCACATCAATTCGCTCGCGGATAGCCTGCACAACATTCTGGTTAAGTTGAATGATGCGTCTGAAAACTTAGCGTCTACGGCCGCCACTAACGAGCAAACCTCTTCCCTCGCTCAGAGACAATTAAACTCTCAACGTGAACAGACCGCTAATGTCGCGACAGCAATGACTGAAATGTCACATTCCGTTCAGGAAGTGGCACAAAATGCTCAAAGCTCAATGGAGATGGTACAGCGCGTTGAGTCGGCTTCAGAAGAAGGTCGCAATATCATGAGTGGCAATATCAGCACGATTAATCAGCTGGAGACGCGTTTACATGAGTCTGTCAGTGCGGTTTCTGAACTACAGAAGATGAGTGCACAGATTGGCTCTATTCTGGATGTGATTCGTAACATTGCCGAGCAAACCAACCTATTGGCGCTGAATGCTGCCATTGAGGCCGCTCGCGCTGGCGATCAAGGGCGTGGTTTTGCCGTCGTTGCGGATGAGGTACGTGTTCTTGCTTCCCGTACCACAGAATCAACAACCGAGATTGAGTCGATGATCAGCAATCTTCAATCGAGCTCCCAATCGGCTAACCATGTTATTCAAAGCTGTATGAACGATATGGAAGAGTCGGTGGAACAAGCTTCGAAGGCCAATAGTTCGATGGAAGAAATTCAGGCACTTATCATCGAGATTAGTCAAATGAGCACCCATATTTCGCAGGCAGCCGCAGAGCAAAGTGAAACATCGGCAGATATCGCTCGCAGTATTGAAGACATCAACAATATCGCAGATGAGAGCTATCAGGCCATGTCTAACATCGCGCAAACCAGTGAATCGCTGACTCATCTGGCACATCAACAAAACTCGCTGGTGCACCGATTTACGCTATAG
- the hinT gene encoding purine nucleoside phosphoramidase has protein sequence MPEETIFSKIIRKEIPADVLYQDDLVTAFRDINPRAPSHILIIPNKLIPTVNDVEAEDEAMMGRLFTVARKLAKDEGIAEDGYRLIVNCNPHGGQEVYHIHMHLLGGRPLGPMVVS, from the coding sequence ATGCCGGAAGAGACTATCTTTAGTAAAATTATTCGTAAGGAAATCCCCGCTGATGTTCTTTACCAAGATGATTTAGTAACCGCTTTCCGTGACATTAACCCGCGCGCGCCAAGCCATATTCTTATCATCCCAAATAAATTGATCCCGACAGTGAATGATGTCGAAGCTGAAGATGAAGCGATGATGGGACGACTATTTACCGTCGCGAGAAAGCTTGCAAAAGACGAAGGCATTGCTGAAGACGGTTACCGCTTGATCGTGAACTGCAACCCACATGGTGGCCAAGAGGTGTATCACATTCACATGCACCTACTGGGCGGCCGTCCTTTAGGGCCAATGGTGGTGAGTTAG
- a CDS encoding COG3014 family protein, with translation MKLGVKLLGLVSWALMATGCANLSAGNLFSHYSDQNQEMYQAVVAGEYVKAKQLQSSDVGGEILGNFEKGRLSFLAQDYPTSFSALEKSDSAVRVQQERATISLSETTTSVGALAVNDNLKDYQPADYELGFLHLYLGLNYLKKNDLEGALVEVRRANQVQEAARKAREKSLQAAEEDLKNQGMSANLGSVLANYPDAGGKLSAVQNGYLFYLSGLLYEASRDLNSAYVDYRRALAVMPDNKQVIESTLYAAKKLGMREDLRLLEKRYGKAASGLSKSQGRVIIFDEQGVVEALQGWRIDLPIYDSRKRWAIYSLALPYYPNRGSQRFSDLSLNDTKLNSSNLADINAMAQNDLNERLMTIVIRQAIRVWAKDRIRKEAAAKGDDVGNILFNVWNTLTEQPDTRSWQTLPARVKTASQIVKPGTQRLNLGDQVYQFDVPAQQTTLVWVSRQGAHSTVWHKQLGRL, from the coding sequence GTGAAATTAGGTGTGAAGCTATTAGGGCTGGTCAGTTGGGCTCTTATGGCGACCGGCTGTGCTAATTTGTCTGCGGGTAATTTGTTTAGCCACTACAGTGATCAAAACCAAGAAATGTACCAAGCTGTGGTTGCTGGAGAATATGTGAAAGCCAAGCAACTTCAGTCGAGTGATGTTGGTGGTGAGATACTTGGCAATTTCGAAAAAGGCAGACTTTCATTTCTCGCCCAAGACTATCCAACCAGCTTTAGTGCGCTGGAAAAAAGCGATAGTGCTGTCCGCGTCCAACAAGAGCGTGCCACAATCTCACTGTCTGAGACGACGACCAGTGTCGGTGCTTTAGCTGTCAATGATAACCTCAAAGACTATCAACCCGCTGACTATGAGCTTGGCTTTTTGCACTTATATCTGGGTCTAAATTACCTGAAGAAAAATGATCTGGAAGGCGCGTTAGTTGAAGTTCGTCGTGCTAACCAAGTACAGGAAGCTGCCAGAAAAGCACGTGAGAAATCGTTACAAGCCGCAGAAGAAGATCTGAAAAACCAAGGCATGTCAGCTAATTTGGGTAGCGTACTGGCAAACTATCCCGATGCAGGGGGGAAACTCAGTGCGGTACAAAACGGCTATCTGTTTTATCTTTCGGGTCTTTTATATGAAGCGTCGCGAGACCTGAATAGTGCGTATGTCGATTACCGGCGCGCTCTGGCGGTAATGCCAGACAATAAACAAGTGATAGAAAGTACACTGTATGCCGCTAAGAAGCTAGGCATGAGGGAAGACCTTCGCTTGCTGGAAAAACGCTATGGTAAAGCGGCCTCTGGTTTAAGTAAGTCACAAGGTCGCGTGATCATTTTTGATGAGCAGGGTGTGGTTGAAGCTTTACAAGGCTGGCGTATTGATCTGCCCATTTACGACAGTCGAAAACGATGGGCGATCTATTCACTAGCACTGCCTTATTACCCCAACCGAGGGTCGCAGAGGTTTAGTGATTTGAGCCTGAATGACACTAAACTTAATTCCAGTAATTTGGCCGATATCAATGCCATGGCACAAAACGATCTCAACGAGCGTTTGATGACGATTGTTATTCGTCAGGCTATCCGAGTTTGGGCAAAAGATCGTATTCGTAAAGAAGCGGCCGCGAAAGGTGATGATGTTGGTAACATTCTTTTTAACGTCTGGAACACATTAACCGAGCAGCCTGATACCCGAAGCTGGCAAACGCTGCCTGCGAGAGTAAAAACCGCTTCTCAAATCGTGAAACCCGGCACACAACGTTTAAACTTGGGTGATCAAGTCTATCAATTTGATGTGCCTGCGCAGCAAACGACATTAGTTTGGGTTTCACGTCAGGGGGCACATTCGACTGTTTGGCATAAACAACTGGGGAGATTGTAA
- a CDS encoding YcfL family protein: protein MRSWLIGLALIVGLAGCADNTAGIRIDGQTQQIFFNDNVLGSRLLVDKITTTYVDDRPRGVVQLNSNYQGDQHILYRFYWYDNNGLEVNTKPGPWRKAIVRGFESVTLSEVTVNPNGTRFRVQIREAQDN, encoded by the coding sequence ATGAGATCTTGGCTTATTGGCTTAGCGTTGATCGTAGGTTTGGCAGGGTGTGCAGACAACACTGCCGGTATCCGAATTGATGGTCAGACGCAGCAAATCTTTTTTAACGACAATGTGTTGGGCAGTCGATTACTGGTAGACAAGATTACGACCACGTATGTCGACGACCGGCCAAGAGGCGTGGTTCAGCTTAATAGTAACTATCAAGGTGATCAGCATATCCTCTACCGCTTTTACTGGTATGACAATAACGGCCTGGAAGTGAATACCAAACCGGGGCCGTGGCGAAAAGCGATCGTGCGTGGTTTTGAATCAGTGACACTTTCTGAAGTGACAGTGAATCCAAATGGCACTCGATTCCGAGTACAAATCAGAGAAGCACAAGACAATTAA
- the lpoB gene encoding penicillin-binding protein activator LpoB has product MKKSIIALLGLAVILGGCSNKVSYGDAQATETTTIDFGSTDLQTIAAEMVDSMMMSGSVAAITRDQRPIVFVERIKNKTSEHIDTESITDTISTKMLNSGKFRFVDMDRVESVRQQLNFQNTDELVNQSTAIQFGKMVGAQYMLYGNLSSIVKNAGSDKDVYYKMTMRLMDLETGLIEWADETEIRKAQSKSLFGL; this is encoded by the coding sequence ATGAAGAAAAGTATTATTGCTCTTTTAGGTCTTGCCGTCATTTTAGGGGGGTGTTCTAACAAGGTCTCTTATGGTGATGCGCAAGCGACAGAAACCACCACCATTGATTTTGGTTCTACCGACCTGCAAACCATTGCCGCTGAAATGGTCGATAGCATGATGATGTCTGGTTCTGTAGCTGCAATTACTCGTGATCAGCGTCCTATTGTGTTTGTTGAACGCATTAAAAATAAGACCAGCGAGCATATTGATACTGAGTCTATTACAGACACGATTTCAACTAAGATGCTGAATTCAGGTAAGTTCCGTTTTGTCGATATGGACCGCGTTGAGTCTGTTCGTCAGCAGCTGAACTTCCAGAATACCGATGAGCTAGTCAATCAAAGTACTGCTATTCAGTTTGGTAAAATGGTTGGTGCGCAATACATGCTGTACGGCAACCTTTCAAGCATTGTGAAGAATGCAGGAAGTGACAAAGACGTGTACTACAAAATGACAATGCGACTGATGGATCTCGAAACCGGCTTGATCGAATGGGCGGATGAAACAGAAATCCGTAAAGCGCAATCGAAGAGTTTATTTGGTCTCTAA
- the thiK gene encoding thiamine kinase, giving the protein MALFSWPQAKQLDPTLNALDVFFIEPPVKVQTLTGGLTNRCWRLETADGQAYVWRPLSKVCQAFLISRHNEYQVLSAIGSLGVGPKPVFIHEQGLLVEWVKGETLTHIGIELDELLSLAATIHTFPSKAVPVVPFSYLSRIDHYWLELGGSYTGTEFEALYQKWRTEPSIKPLPLALCHFDLGSYNLVRGDEGVKAIDWEYAGLADPRLDLALILQVADVPIDDGVERYCQIRNIEDVSVWLEGVIAWQPRTLVMAMLWYLLAYQLWGDEQYLSSANEFKGLLCIDDHCFNNS; this is encoded by the coding sequence ATGGCACTGTTCTCTTGGCCGCAGGCTAAACAGCTGGATCCGACGCTTAATGCGCTTGATGTCTTCTTTATTGAACCTCCTGTGAAAGTTCAAACCCTCACAGGAGGGCTGACAAACCGTTGTTGGCGCTTAGAAACGGCTGATGGGCAAGCTTACGTCTGGAGGCCGTTGAGTAAAGTGTGTCAGGCTTTTCTCATTTCTCGTCACAATGAATATCAAGTTCTAAGCGCCATCGGGTCTCTTGGCGTTGGTCCCAAGCCGGTATTCATCCATGAACAAGGTCTTCTCGTTGAGTGGGTTAAAGGAGAAACACTCACTCATATTGGTATCGAATTGGACGAGTTACTTTCTCTCGCTGCAACGATTCACACCTTCCCATCTAAGGCCGTACCGGTTGTTCCGTTCTCTTATCTCTCCCGAATCGATCATTATTGGCTAGAATTAGGCGGTAGCTATACAGGAACAGAGTTTGAGGCTTTGTATCAAAAGTGGCGCACGGAACCGAGCATAAAGCCACTGCCGCTGGCACTGTGTCACTTTGATTTAGGTAGCTACAACTTGGTTCGGGGCGATGAGGGTGTCAAAGCCATCGACTGGGAGTATGCCGGGCTCGCGGATCCACGATTAGACTTGGCTCTGATACTGCAGGTTGCCGATGTGCCTATCGACGATGGGGTAGAACGCTATTGCCAAATTCGTAATATCGAAGATGTCTCTGTCTGGCTGGAGGGGGTGATAGCGTGGCAGCCAAGAACATTGGTGATGGCAATGCTTTGGTACTTACTGGCTTATCAATTGTGGGGAGATGAACAATACTTAAGCAGTGCCAACGAGTTTAAAGGTTTATTGTGTATTGACGATCACTGTTTTAATAACTCGTGA
- the ycfP gene encoding alpha/beta hydrolase YcfP gives MIIYLHGFDSTSPGNHEKVLQLQFIDDDVRFINYSTLHPKHDMQHLLKEVSKVIDQSDDPNPLICGVGLGGYWSERIGFLCGIKQVIFNPNLHPEKNMAGRIDRPEEYEDIATKCVDQFRAKNKGHCLVILSKEDEVRDNKETAAELEKHYPIIWDETQTHKFKKISHHLQAVKEFKNT, from the coding sequence ATGATTATTTACTTGCACGGCTTTGATAGTACTAGCCCGGGTAACCACGAAAAAGTTCTTCAATTACAATTTATCGACGATGACGTTCGCTTTATTAATTACAGTACGCTTCATCCTAAACACGATATGCAGCATTTGCTAAAAGAGGTCTCGAAGGTGATTGATCAATCCGATGATCCGAATCCATTGATTTGTGGTGTTGGTCTCGGTGGTTATTGGTCAGAGCGAATTGGTTTTTTATGTGGTATCAAACAGGTGATCTTCAACCCGAACCTGCATCCTGAGAAGAACATGGCAGGGCGTATTGACCGTCCTGAAGAGTACGAGGACATTGCCACTAAATGTGTCGATCAGTTTCGAGCAAAGAATAAAGGGCATTGCCTGGTTATTTTGTCTAAAGAAGACGAAGTGCGTGATAACAAAGAAACCGCCGCTGAGCTAGAAAAGCATTACCCAATTATTTGGGATGAGACTCAAACACACAAGTTCAAGAAGATCTCACATCATTTACAAGCCGTGAAAGAATTTAAAAACACCTAA